CGGAGCGCGAGTGGCGCCCCTGGCTCGAGGCCTCGCTCGCGACGCTCGCGCTCGACGACGCGCACGGCGAACCGGGGCGCGGGGAGCGCGGGGAGCACGGGGAGCGCGGGGAGCGCGCGCAACGCGCGCAACGCGAAAGGGGAGGGGAGTGATGGTCCGGTGGGTCGCAGGCATCGCGGGCGCCCTCGTGCTCGCGTACGTGGCCTTGATGGTCGGCGCGAGCGAGCTCGCCGAGGAGGTCGTCGTGCTGCGCACCTTCGACGCGCGCGGCGCCGCCCACGAGACGTCGCTCTGGATCGTCGAGGACGACGCGCACTCGCTGTGGCTGCGGGCCGGCATGCCGACCTCGAGCTGGCTCGAGCGGATTCGCGAACGGCCCGACGTCGAGCTGGTGCGCGGCGGCACGACCGCCCTGTACACGGCCGTCCCGGTGGCCGCGGAGCGCGAGCGCATCCACGCGCTCATGCGCGAGCGCTACGGCCTCGCCGACCGGATCATCTCCGCGCTCCGCGACGGGTCCGAGTCGGTTCCCGTCCGGCTCGACCCTCGTTAGGCGCCGCCCGCCCGTCGCGCCGCCAGCGCGCGGATGCGCGCGACGTCGCGCGCCACGACGTCGGCGTCCGGGAGGGCGCCGGGCTCCGCCGCCTGCGGTGCGCACAGGTAGTCGAGGTGCTGGTCGGCGGCCGGCCGCGTCGCGACGACCCGAAAGCCCGCCCGCGCGAGGGCCGCGCGGATCGTCGCGTCGCTGAAGTAGTACGGGTGGTCGACCTTGATCGCCTCGACGAGCCCGCCCTTCGCGTCCGCGACCGCGAGGGCGTCGACGATGTCGACGAAGAAGAGTCCGTCGTCGGCGACGAGCTCGCGGATCTTGGCGAGCGCCGACGCCACGTCGAGCAGGTGGTCGGCGGTCTGGCACAGCGCGACGAGGTCGAAGCGCGCGCCGGCGGGCGGCGCGTAGTCCTCGACGAAGCCCGCGGCCGTGCGCAGCCCGAGCGCGGCGGCGACCTCGAGCTCCTCCGGCGACGGGTCGAGCACCGTGGCCTCGGCGCCGAAGCGGTCGCGCAGCGCGGCCGCCACGATGCCGGTCGATCCGCCGACGTCGAGCAGGCTCCGCACCGCGCGGCCGGCGAGCGCCTCGCCGAGCCAGTCGCGGAGCGAGGCCGCATAACGTCGCTGATCGTCGGGGAGCGTGGCCGCGCTGATCTCGCGCCCGTGGTAGGCGCTCACGATCGGTCGGTACCACTTCGCGTAGAACTCGGCGTAGCCGTCCGCGTCCATGCGCGGGTCGAGGAAGACGAGGGAGCAGTCCTCGCAGACGGAGGCGCTGGCGGGGTAGCCGTAGCGGTCGCGCTCGGTGACGCGCGCGAGCCGGTCGCTCCCGCACAGGTTGCAGCGCGACACCGGCTCGGCCTTGCGCGCCGCGTAGTCGTAGCCGACGGCGTCGATGCGCTCGGCGCGCGAGGTCATGCGCCACACCTCCGGCGCGCGACGCTAGCACGCGGCTTCGCGCCGCCCGGCTCGCCGCGTCGCGCGCGGCCTTCGCACGCGCGGCGCGATGGCGCGCCGCGGGGCCGGTGGTACGGTTCGCCGCCGATGCCGCGCATCGACTCC
This genomic interval from Myxococcota bacterium contains the following:
- a CDS encoding class I SAM-dependent methyltransferase, whose protein sequence is MTSRAERIDAVGYDYAARKAEPVSRCNLCGSDRLARVTERDRYGYPASASVCEDCSLVFLDPRMDADGYAEFYAKWYRPIVSAYHGREISAATLPDDQRRYAASLRDWLGEALAGRAVRSLLDVGGSTGIVAAALRDRFGAEATVLDPSPEELEVAAALGLRTAAGFVEDYAPPAGARFDLVALCQTADHLLDVASALAKIRELVADDGLFFVDIVDALAVADAKGGLVEAIKVDHPYYFSDATIRAALARAGFRVVATRPAADQHLDYLCAPQAAEPGALPDADVVARDVARIRALAARRAGGA